One Aspergillus oryzae RIB40 DNA, chromosome 2 genomic window carries:
- a CDS encoding Aim21 family protein (predicted protein) codes for MTTQSPPVIPPRPSRSPNQQGLAPADVPKIPPRPTHRFDRSVSPLRDSYAPSPLNEPPNGSSSSRTISQDVPQRPPSVTIPSIGEEGNEYEALNMDDISDSHRENHHSTPAEMRNVGSDLKLHAPRPSLPSSSAKAKVQAVTRTDSRQAAAAGLGGTSSPAPDDHERPTRSLQSRTSYSRADSSTSIDRRLSMNGDEHGIRVPMYPNAGDVQAPSPSPYHLEQNPGQRSGRSHNRTRSGRDASLPPGSYGLHGHGVQTNDKFEKAWYEKHPEEYVKEEQGQYGPGVGSPRPDWALSSDDLNKIVRGSAVTGSGLGTSPAVIGTPEEEVGYIAADEYTHRLSSPPPESRRGSRLVAESPLRKESVPSAETEGQQQAAASEDTAHKSEEPGVIHVDEPYHHLHHPDGFAQTPGPEELSGKHGEGEVDEDEPILAADEVRPESAFQHPAVSPTFDRRESMEVDRSHTPSVNHSRSNSRTAGHRNSLPTLARYNSRDEREETHTPLEDVEEYEPLFPEDDDAEKKTLSTTDRFKQRPDMLKHRFPSQDIWEDSPNSLQLHATVSTPDVPKNENFETPEQESFRRSQANRVDPHKVASQILQSEGYLDEKSVSRPDIVKQRFPSRDIWEDAPESQKLVTTVEPAEEKEVKSPDVPAKPSIPARPQKRPQQAPPVDASTKPVTSPTEKRQPPSIPDRPKPQVPTRPAKPVFPGNGGEPKDAAAKPKPAVPARPGGSKIAALKAGFLSDLNSRLQLGPQAPPKPQEKKTEEPPAEKAPLSDARKGRARGPARRRPAAENVAAKLPTISEVRITETWNVWEVNEAGNLVVGSEKQVDKNEVGALDTTSSEHNTMAPPIAKNTAGESTDPQPTVSPKEDPVSSSDSTPSETQPPTFTEAAHTVTSSLDGEGPVVAPTTKRDEPDASSEAISAETDVDKTPSTPSAESGVEDVAEVAAATADGKRPSEGN; via the exons ATGACAACACAATCCCCACCCGTCATCCCGCCTCGACCGTCAAGGTCCCCTAACCAGCAGGGCCTTGCACCCGCAGACGTGCCCAAGATCCCACCACGTCCCACTCATCGCTTTGATCGCTCCGTGTCTCCTCTTCGAGATAGCTACGCCCCGTCTCCCTTGAATGAGCCACCCAATGGCTCGAGCTCGAGTCGCACAATTTCCCAGGATGTGCCGCAGCGACCTCCGAGTGTGACGATACCTTCaattggtgaagaaggcaatGAATACGAAGCTTTGAACATGGACGATATCTCCGATAGTCATCGCGAGAACCACCATTCGACTCCCGCAGAGATGCGCAACGTGGGTAGTGATCTGAAGCTCCATGCGCCAAGGCCTTCACTACCTTCTTCTAGCGCCAAAGCCAAGGTGCAAGCCGTCACACGTACGGATTCTCGTCaggctgcagcagcaggcCTTGGTGGGACATCATCCCCCGCTCCTGATGACCATGAACGACCAACTCGCTCGTTACAGTCTCGAACAAGTTACTCGCGTGCGGACTCTTCGACTTCCATTGATCGCCGACTATCTATGAACGGCGATGAGCATGGGATTAGGGTTCCAATGTACCCTAATGCGGGTGATGTACAAGCCCCTTCCCCAAGTCCATACCATCTAGAACAGAACCCGGGCCAGCGCTCTGGCCGCAGTCATAACCGAACTCGGAGTGGTCGTGACGCTTCTCTTCCGCCCGGAAGCTATGGTCTTCACGGTCATGGCGTACAAACTAATGACAAGTTCGAGAAAGCCTGGTATGAAAAACACCCGGAAGAATAcgtcaaggaagagcaggGTCAATATGGCCCTGGAGTTGGATCGCCACGGCCAGATTGGGCGTTGAGTAGTGATGATCTGAACAAGATTGTACGGGGCTCTGCTGTCACCGGGAGTGGACTTG GCACATCACCTGCTGTAATCGGAACtccagaagaggaggttggTTACATTGCCGCTGATGAGTACACTCACCGTCTATCATCACCGCCGCCTGAATCGCGCCGTGGCTCCCGCCTTGTTGCTGAGTCACCTTTGCGTAAGGAGAGTGTGCCTTCGGCCGAGACTGAGGGCCAGCAACAAGCTGCGGCCTCTGAAGATACCGCTCACAAGTCAGAAGAACCTGGGGTGATACACGTTGACGAACCATACCATCATCTACACCATCCTGATGGCTTCGCTCAGACTCCAGGTCCCGAAGAACTCTCTGGCAAGCATGGGGAGGGTGAAGTAGATGAAGATGAGCCTATTCTGGCAGCTGATGAAGTGCGCCCAGAATCCGCTTTCCAGCACCCCGCCGTGTCCCCAACATTCGACAGAAGGGAAAGTATGGAAGTCGATAGGAGTCATACCCCAAGCGTCAACCATAGTCGCTCGAACAGCAGAACTGCGGGCCACCGCAACAGTCTGCCAACTCTGGCAAGGTACAATTCGCGCGACGAGCGGGAAGAGACACACACCCCacttgaggatgttgaagaataTGAGCCTCTGTTCCcggaagatgatgatgcagagaaAAAAACTCTTTCGACCACCGACCGCTTCAAACAGCGACCAGATATGCTCAAGCACCGGTTCCCTAGTCAAGACATTTGGGAGGATTCGCCGAATAGCTTGCAGTTGCACGCTACAGTGTCTACACCGGATGTTCCTAAGAACGAAAACTTTGAGACTCCGGAGCAGGAGTCCTTCCGTAGAAGTCAGGCTAACCGCGTTGACCCACACAAGGTTGCGTCACAGATTCTACAATCAGAAGGGTATCTCGATGAGAAGTCTGTTTCACGCCCAGATATTGTCAAGCAGCGGTTTCCCAGCAGGGACATCTGGGAAGATGCCCCGGAAAGCCAAAAACTGGTTACTACAGTAGAGccggcagaagagaaagaggttAAAAGCCCAGATGTGCCAGCGAAGCCTAGCATTCCAGCTCGACCCCAGAAGCGTCCTCAACAGGCCCCTCCAGTAGATGCTTCTACAAAGCCAGTCACCTCGCCCACTGAAAAACGACAACCACCTTCAATTCCTGACCGTCCCAAGCCCCAAGTCCCGACCCGGCCGGCTAAGCCTGTGTTCCCTGGAAATGGTGGAGAGCCAAAAGATGCCGCGGCCAAGCCGAAGCCAGCAGTGCCGGCCCGTCCGGGAGGTAGCAAGATCGCTGCCTTGAAGGCAGGATTCTTGTCAGACCTAAATTCCCGTCTGCAGCTGGGCCCTCAAGCACCACCGAAGccacaagagaagaaaacagaggAGCCTCCGGCAGAAAAAGCCCCTCTAAGTGATGCTCGCAAGGGAAGGGCCCGTGGGCCCGCACGGAGGAGACCGGCCGCTGAAAATGTGGCTGCAAAGTTGCCGACAATCTCGGAAGTCAGGATCACTGAAACTTGGAATGTTTGGGAGGTTAATGAGGCTGGTAACTTGGTTGTTGGTAGTGAAAAACAGGTGGATAAGAACGAAGTCGGTGCTCTTGACACGACATCGTCAGAACATAACACCATGGCTCCGCCGATAGCGAAGAACACTGCCGGTGAGTCGACTGATCCTCAACCAACAGTATCCCCCAAAGAGGATCCTGTATCATCGAGCGACTCAACCCCATCTGAAACCCAGCCACCGACATTCACAGAAGCGGCTCACACGGTAACGAGCTCCCTCGATGGTGAGGGACCTGTCGTGGCACCCACGACTAAGCGAGATGAACCTGATGCATCCTCTGAGGCAATATCTGCGGAAACTGATGTTGATAAAACGCCGAGCACACCATCAGCCGAATCAGGAGTAGAGGATGTTGCTGAAGTTGCGGCTGCGACAGCCGACGGAAAGCGGCCCTCGGAGGGTAACTAA
- a CDS encoding transcription factor SUA7 (transcription initiation factor TFIIB) — translation MATAPPQARPEPGQWKKNLSHHLICPECKEVPPNLEFPGSHETVCGSCGLVLADREIDMHSEWRTFSNDDQNNDDPSRVGDASNPLLNGDQLETQIASGGSGRVRDLYRAQNKQSSEKANKSLLAAYKEIGALCDGFSIQKNVADTAKYLFKIVDDAKAFKGKSQDVIIAGCIFIACRQCKVPRTFTEIFAVTKVSRKEIGRIYKALEKFFTAQNLERNNAVVSNGGVPDPNDTYTATTSTKPSDLCNRFCNLLDLPFQVTSVSSALSDRVTTMGDLAGRSPLSIVAACIYMASYLMGHGKTAKEISQVAHVSDGTIRGAYKQLYAERERLIDPEWIKDGKGDLKNLPAS, via the coding sequence ATGGCCACCGCTCCACCCCAAGCCAGACCTGAACCAGGTCAGTGGAAAAAGAATCTTTCGCATCATCTTATCTGTCCCGAATGCAAGGAAGTCCCGCCCAATCTAGAGTTTCCCGGGTCGCACGAAACTGTATGCGGGTCTTGTGGTTTAGTGCTCGCTGATCGGGAAATTGACATGCATTCTGAATGGCGTACTTTCTCCAACGACGATCAGAACAACGATGATCCATCTCGTGTCGGAGACGCTTCAAATCCCCTGCTTAACGGGGACCAACTGGAGACCCAAATCGCAAGTGGAGGCTCTGGCCGTGTTCGTGACCTGTATCGTGCTCAGAACAAGCAGTCGAGCGAGAAGGCGAACAAGTCTCTTCTGGCTGCTTACAAAGAGATCGGTGCTTTGTGCGATGGGTTCAGCATCCAGAAGAATGTCGCCGATACCGCCAAATATCTTTTCAAGATAGTCGATGATGCGAAGGCCTTCAAAGGGAAGTCCCAAGATGTGATCATTGCGGGTTGTATTTTCATCGCTTGCCGTCAGTGCAAGGTACCCCGTACCTTCACCGAAATCTTCGCTGTCACGAAAGtatcgagaaaggaaattggcCGAATCTACAAGGCGCTGGAGAAGTTTTTCACGGCACAAAACCTCGAAAGGAACAACGCCGTGGTGTCAAACGGTGGAGTCCCCGATCCCAACGACACATACACCGCAACAACTTCCACCAAACCCAGCGACCTGTGCAACCGTTTCTGCAATCTACTGGATTTGCCCTTCCAAGTTACCAGTGTATCTTCTGCACTTTCTGATCGTGTCACAACCATGGGAGACCTGGCTGGCCGATCTCCTCTGTCGATCGTTGCAGCTTGTATCTATATGGCCTCGTATCTGATGGGGCACGGCAAAACTGCCAAAGAAATCAGTCAGGTCGCCCATGTCAGCGACGGAACTATCCGCGGTGCCTACAAACAGCTTTACGCGGAGAGAGAGCGCCTGATTGACCCGGAATGGATCAAGGACGGAAAGGGCGACTTGAAGAACCTACCCGCCAGTTGA
- a CDS encoding ATP synthase subunit H (predicted protein) — MSQSLRASRSLFARVSRQQVSSASRRTFLTSAVRQADPVQDLYLRELRAFKPTPVKPGDAEAHVQKFSVPAAPKSPEEANLANELKSYETQEVEVEGQAAAGEAAPAEESWFEEDEEAPAAH; from the exons ATGTCCCAGTCTCTCAGAGCTTCT CGCTCTCTCTTCGCCCGCGTCTCTCGGCAACAggtttcttcggcttctcgcCGCACTTTCCTGACTTCCGCTGTTCGTCAGG CCGACCCCGTTCAGGACCTCTACCTTCGTGAACTCCGTGCTTTCAAGCCCACTCCCGTCAAGCCCGGTGACGCCGAAGCTCACGTCCAGAAGTTCAGCGTTCCCGCTGCCCCCAAGTCCCCCGAGGAGGCCAACCTTGCCAATGAATTGAAGTCCTACGAGACCCAGGAagttgaggttgagggcCAGGCCGCCGCTGGTGAGGCTGCTCCCGCTGAGGAGAGCTGgttcgaggaggatgaggaggctcCCGCCGCCCACTAG